The sequence ATATCGAATCTTTAAATACATAAGCAATCAAATTAAACCTATATCAGATATCAATCTGCACATAATCTAGAAGTAAAGTTGGTTTACCTTGACCACCGAGAAAAAAGACGAACCCACTCCAGCATACGGTTGCTTAACAGACATCCTGTTTTGAGGTGACATGTCTTTGCACAAATGTTGAGctatttctttcagcaacaccaattGGGCATTATCGGTTCTCATAGATATAAGTGCTTGCCTCATCGACTCCCTATCCGCCTCAAGTGCATGAAGCCTTAAATATAACTTTTTAACTTCCGGATCTTCAAAATCGTTATTCGAAGACGACTCTTTTGGACTATTCATGAAACCATCATAAGCACCAATATTAGCCTTCGGATCAATATTTGCATTATGTATTGAATCAACAGTATATATTCTGTCACTCATTTCATCTCCAAATTCTGATACCGTCTCCACCTTCTTAAAACTAACAAAATCATTTCCAGCATTATAAGAATCGGGCACCAAATCGTCTTTAACAGTGGCAAAAAGTGACCCATAAGTATCAGTAGAAGATCTCCTCGAGTGTTTCGTTATCGGAGAATACCCAACTATAACCTTTTCCAGAACCGGTTGACTCGGTTGACTATCAACAGGACTTTTTTCCAATTCGTTAATCCTTTCTTCTATATCCTTTAACGAACGTGGAGTTTCACCAAACGCATACTTTTCAATATCAACCGTTACATCATCTTCATAATCCGGGTAGGTTTGATTTTCATTTACAGTGTTGCATTTTAAAGGAGGGTAATTAAACGATGCAAAGTCAAATTGACTTTCTAAATTTGTCACAACACTATTCTCATGCGTCAAGAAACTTTTCTCCCCATCTGCTTCGGATTCAGTAAGCCCTAAACTTATCATTCTATGTTTATAAGCTTGCACTTCACAAGTCAAACTTTGAATTGACTGTTCCCGTCTATACAACAACTCCTCTAACGACATAAGTTCTTGTTGATCGTGAGCCATTTTCTCTTCAGAAAACCGCTTAAATTGTCTAGCTTCCATCTGAACTTCTGCTTTTTCACGCTGCAATTTCAAGATCATAGACATAGCTTCATTAGCAGCTGAAGAAGATGCATATCTTTCTTCTTCCAAATCAGCAATGAGATCTTGAATCGTCTGTTGTTGGTTAGTAACCATTTCACGCAACGCATCACATTCATTTTCAATCTCGACACGAGCAACAGCAGGAATCACAAAACCTGGTATGAAAAATTTATCTCCATCTTCTTCAAACTCATCTAACTTCCTTTTAACCGATCGTAACCATGTCCCAGAATAAGAGGTATTTCTTGAATCGCAATAACTACATCCACAGTCACAACATTTGACGAC comes from Rutidosis leptorrhynchoides isolate AG116_Rl617_1_P2 chromosome 4, CSIRO_AGI_Rlap_v1, whole genome shotgun sequence and encodes:
- the LOC139844202 gene encoding myosin-binding protein 7-like: MEFESTSVVKCCDCGCSYCDSRNTSYSGTWLRSVKRKLDEFEEDGDKFFIPGFVIPAVARVEIENECDALREMVTNQQQTIQDLIADLEEERYASSSAANEAMSMILKLQREKAEVQMEARQFKRFSEEKMAHDQQELMSLEELLYRREQSIQSLTCEVQAYKHRMISLGLTESEADGEKSFLTHENSVVTNLESQFDFASFNYPPLKCNTVNENQTYPDYEDDVTVDIEKYAFGETPRSLKDIEERINELEKSPVDSQPSQPVLEKVIVGYSPITKHSRRSSTDTYGSLFATVKDDLVPDSYNAGNDFVSFKKVETVSEFGDEMSDRIYTVDSIHNANIDPKANIGAYDGFMNSPKESSSNNDFEDPEVKKLYLRLHALEADRESMRQALISMRTDNAQLVLLKEIAQHLCKDMSPQNRMSVKQPYAGVGSSFFSVVKWIVSFGYWGRKTQRNKHIFAALASNAGLLMLLNKGPQMGQWRCVSSTQV